CCAGTGCCTCAAGAAACGAGGCTCTAACTTCTTTTTCTGTCATTGTGTACAATTATAAACGTTTAAATGTACACAAATACTAAAAAAAAAGAAAGCAGCCCTGTTGAGCTGCTTTTATATTTTTCTTGTCATTTCGACGAGCTTGCAAGGAGAAATCATTTTCAAGACAGCAGATTAAGCTCCGTTAATTTTTAATTCTCATTGCATTCGAAATGACATTAGTAGGCTAATGCAAACAATACTCTGCGCTTTGAAGGTTTACCGGAGTAAATACAAACACCTTCCTCCGCTTCGTATTCCAGCGGCAAACATCTAATGGTTGCCTTGGTTTCGTTTTTAATGGCTTCCTCTGTTTCTGAGGTTCCATCCCAGTGCGCCGATATGAAACCACCTTTTGTGGTAAGAATTTCTTTAAACTCTTCCCAGGTATCAGCTTTTCGTGTATTTTCAGCCCTGTAGTCCCATGCCTTCTGGAAAATATTTTTTTGAATAGTTTCAAGCAAGTCTTCCACATATTGGTCAATATTTTCAATTGGGGTCACCTCTTTCTCCAGCGTATCACGGCGAGCCACTTCAACAGTACCATTTTCCAGGTCGCGAGGTCCCAAGGCCAATCGTACAGGTACACCTTTTAATTCGTACTCGGCAAATTTCCAGCCGGGTTTACGGGTATCCCTGTCGTCGTATTTTACAGAAATACCACGGCTTTTTAGTTTGGCAATAATTCCGTCCACTTTTTCGGTAATGGCAGCCAATTGTTCTTCCTTACGATAAATTGGTACAATAACCACCTGGTAAGGTGCCAATTTTGGAGGTAAAACCAAACCGTTGTCATCCGAATGCGCCATAATTAACGCTCCCATTAAACGGGTTGAAACACCCCACGATGTTGCCCAAACGTAATCTTCTTTCCCCTCTTTATTAGCAAAAGTTACATCAAAAGCCTTTGCAAAATTTTGTCCTAAAAAGTGAGAAGTTCCCGATTGCAATGCTTTTCCGTCTTGCATTAAAGCTTCTATTGAATAGGTTTCGAGGGCGCCAGCGAAACGTTCGTTAGGCGACTTTAAACCTTTAACAACAGGAACAGCCATAAAATTCTCGGCGAAATTGGCATAAACATTACACATCTTCTCTGTTTCTTCAATGGCCTCTTCTTTTGTTGCGTGTGCGGTGTGTCCTTCCTGCCACAAAAACTCAGCTGTACGAAGGAATAGACGTGTACGCATTTCCCAACGCACAACGTTTGCCCACTGGTTACAAAGAATTGGTAGATCGCGGTACGACTGAATCCAATTTTTATAGGTGTTCCAGATTATAGTTTCAGAAGTTGGTCGAACAATTAATTCTTCCTCAAGTTTTGCGTCGGGATCAACCACAACACCTCCATTTTCCTCATCGTTTTTTAAACGATAATGCGTTACAACTGCACATTCTTTTGCGAATCCTTCAACATGGTCGGCTTCTTTACTAAAAAAGGATTTTGGAATAAAAAGCGGAAAGTAGGCATTTACGTGTCCGGTTTCTTTAAACATGCGGTCAAGCTCGGCTTGCATTTTTTCCCAAATTGCGTAGCCATAAGGCTTAATAACCATACATCCTCTAACAGCTGAATTCTCTGCAAGGTCTGCTTTAATTACCAAATCCTGGTACCATTGTGAATAATTCTCGCTGCGCGAAGTCAATTCTTTAGCCATAATCTAATATTTGGTATAGATTTTGTTTTAATAATTTTAAATTTTGAGCTTACAAAGAAAGTAATTATTATTGACATTAAATAAACGGAGGATACCTTATGAAATCAAGATTAACATTATTAGGATTACTGGCCATTTTGCTGGGAGCCTGTACGACGGGAGGATATGTGTCAGGTACTTATTCCGACGACATCTATTTCAATCCGGGTGAAGTTCCTCCTCCAATTGCAGTTGAGCAAGTTGTTGAACAGGAACCGGTTGAAAAATCGGCTAACACCATGATCATTAGCAACATTGAGAAAAATGATGATGGCAGCAACACCATGAACAACTACATTTTTGAAGGCACGGAAGAAGACGCTGATGTATTGCGCTACAACATGGACCAGATGGAAATGGAAGCCAGCGATACAACAGTTTATTACAACGACGATGAGATGAAATATGTAATTAACAATTACTACGATGGCGACGAGCTGGATTACGCTTATCGTATTCGACGTTTTCATCGTCCTTATTTTTACGACCCGTTTTATTGGGATAGCTGGTCGTATTACGATCCGTTTTACTACGACCCGTACTACTATTCATCCTGGTACTCTCCAGGCTGGAGTTTTAGCATGAGCTGGGGATGGGGATGGCCTTATTACAATTGGGGGTATCGTTATCCGTATTACAGCTGGGGATGGGGATATTACCCACCATATTACGGAGGTGGCTGGTGGGGCTACCCGGGCTACCCAAGTCATCCCATTTATCCGGGCTACCCTAATTATGGCAGAGATTATACCTACGGACAACGACGCTCTACCGGAACCAATGTATACAGGGGAGATTCCAACCGCAGATCGGGTTCAGCAGCAGCAGCTTCTGCAAGTAATTCCCGTAGAAGTTCAGGTGTTTCAACCAAATCGGGTAATGTATCCGACAGAAGTGCCAACAGCTCAACCCGCAGATCTACCGGAACGGCTGCTACAACACGTTCTGCTACAAATAATGCCAAAGTATTAACCGAAAGACGAAGAACAACGAGCACTACCGGTACACGTCAGGCCAGTTCTGCAAAATCGGCCACAACGCGTACACAAAGTTATACACGCCCGGGTTCGGTAAGTAGCAACAGAAGTTACACGCGTCCGAGCACCAGTACAAGTTCAAGCTATACAAA
Above is a genomic segment from uncultured Draconibacterium sp. containing:
- the proS gene encoding proline--tRNA ligase — its product is MAKELTSRSENYSQWYQDLVIKADLAENSAVRGCMVIKPYGYAIWEKMQAELDRMFKETGHVNAYFPLFIPKSFFSKEADHVEGFAKECAVVTHYRLKNDEENGGVVVDPDAKLEEELIVRPTSETIIWNTYKNWIQSYRDLPILCNQWANVVRWEMRTRLFLRTAEFLWQEGHTAHATKEEAIEETEKMCNVYANFAENFMAVPVVKGLKSPNERFAGALETYSIEALMQDGKALQSGTSHFLGQNFAKAFDVTFANKEGKEDYVWATSWGVSTRLMGALIMAHSDDNGLVLPPKLAPYQVVIVPIYRKEEQLAAITEKVDGIIAKLKSRGISVKYDDRDTRKPGWKFAEYELKGVPVRLALGPRDLENGTVEVARRDTLEKEVTPIENIDQYVEDLLETIQKNIFQKAWDYRAENTRKADTWEEFKEILTTKGGFISAHWDGTSETEEAIKNETKATIRCLPLEYEAEEGVCIYSGKPSKRRVLFALAY